The following coding sequences lie in one Candidatus Omnitrophota bacterium genomic window:
- a CDS encoding copper homeostasis protein CutC: MNKSYYGRRRGSSRAHIRSSSITIEVCANSVESAQAAQRGGAHRVELCSGIAEGGITPSAGVIEWARKRLAIDLYVLIRPRGGDFCYSEMEFEILKRDIAIAKQLGADGVVIGILEKDGHVDKERCREAIHLARPLKVTFHRAFDMAADPFQALEDIIELKCDRLLTSGQENSAVEGADMISQLAQQAKGRLSIMAGSGVNEDNIEELYQKTRIKEFHVSGRQRIDSAMTHRNPKIAMGGHPALSEYEILMTDENRIRRVVEAASHFEDAEIGHSPK, encoded by the coding sequence ATGAATAAGTCATATTACGGAAGAAGAAGAGGCAGCAGCCGCGCGCATATCCGGTCATCTTCCATTACCATTGAAGTCTGCGCAAATTCGGTGGAATCGGCCCAGGCGGCGCAGCGGGGCGGCGCTCATCGCGTCGAACTCTGTTCGGGCATCGCGGAAGGAGGAATCACTCCTAGCGCCGGCGTCATCGAATGGGCCAGAAAACGCCTCGCCATCGATTTATATGTCTTAATCCGCCCGCGCGGAGGCGATTTTTGTTATTCGGAAATGGAGTTCGAAATTCTGAAAAGGGACATTGCCATCGCTAAACAGTTGGGCGCCGATGGCGTAGTAATCGGAATTCTCGAAAAGGATGGCCATGTCGACAAGGAGCGTTGCCGCGAGGCGATTCATTTGGCGCGTCCGCTGAAAGTGACTTTTCATCGAGCATTCGATATGGCCGCCGATCCTTTCCAGGCGTTGGAAGATATTATCGAATTGAAATGCGATCGATTGTTGACATCCGGCCAGGAGAACAGCGCCGTAGAAGGCGCGGATATGATTTCTCAATTGGCGCAGCAAGCGAAAGGCCGCCTTTCCATCATGGCCGGAAGCGGCGTCAACGAAGATAACATCGAAGAGTTATATCAGAAAACGCGCATTAAAGAATTTCACGTTTCCGGACGCCAGCGAATCGATAGCGCTATGACCCATCGCAATCCCAAAATCGCAATGGGAGGCCATCCGGCGCTTTCGGAATACGAAATCCTAATGACGGACGAAAACCGCATCCGTCGAGTCGTCGAAGCGGCGTCTCATTTTGAAGATGCGGAGATAGGTCATTCCCCCAAGTAA
- a CDS encoding DUF4434 domain-containing protein — translation MQPNSIDRRGFLQTAAGSLGIAKPAISFAATEEKSKKKLQPIRGSWFEFQHCWTWEGGYWDPACAAFTCEQWKDKIAEIAEIGLEYLVLLSVAQDGKAFYASKHIPLWKMGCADPLEAALSAADERRIQFFVSSGFFDEKIGTLAGPEGVKKRLQAMEEIVERYGHHQCFYGWYWPNEASINPYYADEFIHYCNECSAEARKLTPKAKILIAPYGTRFAKTDDRFVKQLEQMDVDIVAYQDEVGVRKTRVDELDSIFERMRKAHDRVPQRALWADMEIFTFEGETYKSNLIPAPFSRIEGQLTALSPYVDKILVYQYQGMMNKPGSKAFAGHPESTRLYSDYKDWLEKNRF, via the coding sequence ATGCAACCGAATTCAATAGATCGGAGAGGGTTTCTGCAAACGGCGGCGGGGAGTTTGGGAATCGCAAAGCCCGCTATATCGTTCGCCGCAACGGAAGAGAAAAGCAAGAAGAAACTTCAACCGATCCGGGGCAGCTGGTTCGAGTTTCAACATTGCTGGACGTGGGAAGGCGGATATTGGGACCCGGCCTGCGCCGCTTTTACCTGCGAGCAATGGAAAGACAAAATCGCGGAAATCGCCGAAATCGGCCTGGAATATTTGGTTCTCCTATCCGTCGCGCAAGATGGGAAAGCGTTTTATGCGTCGAAACATATTCCTCTCTGGAAAATGGGTTGCGCCGATCCCTTGGAAGCGGCGCTGTCGGCGGCGGACGAGCGCCGGATCCAATTCTTCGTCAGCAGCGGCTTCTTCGACGAAAAAATTGGAACGCTCGCCGGTCCCGAAGGCGTGAAGAAACGCTTGCAGGCCATGGAAGAGATCGTGGAGCGCTATGGCCATCATCAATGTTTCTACGGCTGGTATTGGCCGAACGAAGCCTCCATCAATCCCTACTACGCCGACGAATTCATCCATTATTGCAACGAATGCAGCGCCGAAGCGCGGAAGTTGACGCCGAAAGCCAAAATCCTGATTGCGCCTTATGGAACCCGCTTCGCCAAAACCGACGATCGTTTCGTCAAGCAGTTGGAACAAATGGATGTGGATATCGTCGCCTATCAGGACGAAGTCGGCGTACGCAAAACCCGCGTGGACGAACTGGATTCGATTTTTGAACGGATGCGCAAGGCTCACGACCGCGTCCCGCAGCGAGCATTATGGGCCGATATGGAAATCTTCACATTCGAAGGCGAGACCTACAAAAGCAATTTGATCCCGGCGCCCTTCTCGCGCATCGAGGGGCAACTGACCGCGCTTTCTCCTTATGTGGACAAAATTCTCGTCTATCAATATCAAGGGATGATGAACAAGCCCGGCTCTAAAGCTTTCGCAGGGCATCCCGAATCGACGCGGCTCTATTCGGACTATAAGGACTGGTTGGAGAAAAACAGGTTTTGA
- a CDS encoding sensor histidine kinase, which yields MALSLFLLSLGWQGDGRLSVSDRIGELAQCRVVSPPLSSWPDSLEPAPAKIFPRSFSQKQADAPAMASNPKENSWYQDAGVHVIAACGVVLICFWIGILTNRHLALEHLIEERTSELKKAYNINLKYQEELHWIATELSASEERIQRRIGQDLHDGLGQNLTGIGMLMKSLQRKLAAKSLPEADEMDRLMRHLSDTIQKTRDLAKVLCPVSLEKQGLIMALQELAEEMRELYEIPCRFQWNPSVEFHNPDFSLHLYRIAQEALNNAVKHSQATSLDMVLEIDGGRYYLLIRDNGEGIGARAAHTEGMGVKLMFYRANLIKGSLEVTNRPEGGTDVRCYFKDSAPKSSPDDF from the coding sequence ATGGCGCTAAGCCTTTTTCTTTTATCGCTAGGATGGCAAGGAGATGGACGGCTTTCCGTTTCCGATCGAATCGGAGAGCTGGCCCAATGCCGCGTGGTTTCTCCCCCCCTTTCCTCTTGGCCCGATTCGCTGGAACCCGCGCCGGCAAAGATATTTCCCCGTTCGTTCTCGCAAAAGCAGGCGGACGCCCCTGCAATGGCGTCGAACCCGAAGGAAAACTCCTGGTATCAGGACGCGGGAGTGCACGTCATCGCCGCGTGCGGCGTGGTATTGATTTGCTTTTGGATCGGTATTCTGACGAATCGCCATTTGGCGCTGGAGCATCTGATCGAAGAACGGACGTCGGAATTGAAGAAGGCTTACAATATCAATTTGAAATACCAGGAAGAACTCCATTGGATCGCCACGGAACTCAGCGCTTCGGAGGAACGGATCCAGCGGCGGATCGGCCAGGATTTGCATGACGGGTTGGGACAGAATCTCACCGGCATCGGAATGTTGATGAAGTCGTTGCAGCGAAAACTGGCGGCCAAATCGCTTCCGGAAGCGGACGAAATGGACCGGCTGATGCGCCATCTGAGCGATACGATTCAAAAAACCCGCGATCTGGCGAAAGTTCTTTGCCCCGTCTCGCTGGAAAAACAAGGCCTTATCATGGCTTTGCAAGAGCTCGCGGAAGAGATGCGGGAACTGTATGAAATTCCCTGCCGTTTTCAATGGAATCCGTCCGTGGAATTCCATAATCCGGATTTCTCTTTACATCTGTACCGGATTGCGCAAGAAGCGTTGAATAACGCCGTGAAACATAGCCAGGCGACCAGCCTGGATATGGTTCTGGAAATTGACGGCGGCCGTTATTATCTTTTGATTCGCGATAATGGCGAGGGAATTGGCGCGCGTGCGGCGCATACGGAAGGCATGGGCGTGAAACTGATGTTTTACCGGGCGAATCTGATCAAAGGATCGCTGGAAGTGACGAATCGTCCGGAAGGGGGAACGGATGTTCGATGTTATTTCAAAGATAGCGCGCCCAAATCCAGCCCAGACGATTTTTAA
- a CDS encoding response regulator transcription factor has product MKPAKVLIVDDHPIVREGLKQLIQQDEALEVCGEAEDCVAALELIQSTRPDVAVIDLSLKKSSGMDLLKSAKKMAPEMKILVLSMYNESVYAERVLRAGANGYLMKHQAMTNILDGIHRIMNREICVSENIAKKILHEFAQQPSSPSDNVSEILSDRELEVFALYGQGLKTRDIADRLIVSVKTIESHREHIIQKLHLKNSAELVCKAVEFVLTEQKPSE; this is encoded by the coding sequence ATGAAACCGGCGAAAGTGTTAATCGTTGACGATCATCCCATTGTCCGCGAAGGCTTGAAGCAATTGATACAACAGGACGAAGCGCTGGAGGTCTGCGGAGAAGCGGAAGACTGCGTCGCCGCCTTGGAATTGATCCAATCCACTCGGCCTGACGTCGCCGTAATCGATTTGTCGTTGAAAAAAAGCAGCGGCATGGATTTGCTGAAATCGGCCAAGAAAATGGCGCCGGAGATGAAAATTCTGGTTTTGTCCATGTACAACGAGTCCGTCTACGCCGAACGAGTGCTTCGCGCGGGCGCCAACGGCTACCTCATGAAGCATCAAGCTATGACCAACATCTTGGACGGCATTCACCGCATCATGAACCGGGAAATCTGCGTCAGCGAGAATATCGCCAAAAAAATCCTGCATGAATTCGCGCAACAACCTTCCTCTCCATCGGACAACGTTTCTGAAATTCTCAGCGATAGGGAACTGGAAGTTTTTGCCCTGTATGGCCAAGGCTTGAAAACGCGAGACATCGCCGATCGGTTGATTGTCAGTGTAAAAACCATCGAATCCCACCGGGAGCATATCATCCAGAAACTCCATTTGAAAAATTCCGCCGAATTGGTCTGCAAAGCAGTAGAATTTGTTTTAACCGAACAAAAACCCTCTGAATAA
- a CDS encoding LamG domain-containing protein, whose protein sequence is MKKVWRKKIVGLLAFFLLGMLSGAAVMAQTYAESVLADHPISYWPFNNDLADAQGAVNLSPAASPTFIDGPGSGNKAYSSSSGKAWAAAFGTVDLNGLEDFSYEMWINLKGDNEGKYILQRIGLTNAGETGGGENSLIYQNGQVTFVGRSGELREPAAFALPNKTDQWRHLVLAYKYMDAILVFYLDGKEAFRSESALLEPIFGGNSDELYIGATRVNPEGRVFDGGIDEVAIYGKTLTADQVAAHYNAAFPGAYASAVKADQPISYWRFEDDFKDAAGPYDLIPSGVQFVAGPQGGNNKALFGRIVSLQAQALYNMDAFTYELWFNPINLSAQSYILFRNPGSAQHAVIYAYKPNKLEFFFLRNSERPAVDIPNQTDKWYYCVVVNDPSKPEFRIYIDGQLAAKTANYAVAGTGNMVVIGGSDQGDNFNGYIDEVAIYDYVLPDERIAAHFNSPIVPAGANDWSLY, encoded by the coding sequence ATGAAGAAAGTATGGCGTAAAAAGATTGTGGGGCTGCTTGCTTTTTTCCTGTTGGGAATGTTGTCCGGCGCCGCCGTTATGGCGCAGACCTATGCGGAAAGCGTTCTCGCCGACCATCCCATCTCCTACTGGCCATTCAACAATGACTTGGCGGATGCGCAGGGCGCCGTGAATTTGAGTCCGGCGGCCTCTCCTACTTTCATCGATGGTCCAGGCAGCGGCAACAAAGCTTACTCCTCCAGCAGCGGAAAAGCCTGGGCGGCGGCCTTCGGAACGGTGGATTTGAATGGTCTGGAGGATTTTTCCTACGAAATGTGGATCAATTTGAAGGGGGACAATGAAGGGAAATATATCTTGCAGCGCATCGGCTTGACCAATGCGGGCGAAACCGGCGGCGGCGAAAACTCGCTGATCTACCAGAATGGACAAGTAACTTTCGTGGGCCGCAGCGGCGAATTGCGCGAACCAGCCGCTTTCGCATTGCCCAACAAAACCGATCAATGGCGCCACTTGGTTCTTGCGTATAAGTATATGGACGCCATCCTCGTCTTCTACTTGGATGGTAAAGAAGCTTTCCGGTCGGAGAGCGCGTTGCTGGAGCCAATTTTCGGCGGCAATTCCGACGAATTGTATATCGGCGCGACACGCGTAAATCCCGAAGGCCGCGTATTCGACGGCGGCATCGATGAGGTGGCGATTTACGGCAAAACCTTAACGGCGGATCAGGTTGCCGCTCATTACAACGCCGCCTTCCCCGGCGCCTACGCCTCCGCCGTCAAGGCGGATCAGCCGATTTCCTATTGGCGCTTCGAAGACGATTTCAAGGACGCGGCGGGGCCGTACGACTTAATTCCCAGCGGCGTGCAGTTCGTCGCCGGTCCGCAGGGAGGCAATAACAAGGCGCTCTTCGGCCGCATCGTTTCGTTGCAAGCGCAGGCGCTGTATAACATGGACGCCTTTACCTACGAATTATGGTTCAATCCGATCAACCTCAGCGCCCAGTCCTATATTCTCTTTCGTAATCCCGGCAGCGCCCAGCACGCCGTAATTTACGCTTATAAGCCAAATAAGTTGGAATTCTTCTTCCTCCGAAATAGCGAGCGTCCGGCCGTCGATATTCCCAATCAAACCGACAAATGGTACTACTGCGTCGTCGTCAACGATCCCTCCAAACCGGAATTCCGCATTTATATCGATGGGCAGCTGGCGGCGAAGACGGCCAATTACGCCGTAGCGGGAACGGGCAACATGGTCGTCATCGGCGGCTCCGATCAGGGCGACAACTTCAACGGCTACATCGACGAGGTGGCGATTTACGATTACGTCCTTCCCGATGAACGGATTGCGGCGCATTTCAATTCGCCCATCGTTCCCGCAGGCGCGAATGACTGGTCCCTTTACTGA